One window from the genome of Osmerus eperlanus chromosome 3, fOsmEpe2.1, whole genome shotgun sequence encodes:
- the pcbp3 gene encoding poly(rC)-binding protein 3 isoform X1, producing the protein MEPTKVQSEGGLNVTLTIRLLMHGKEVGSIIGKKGETVKKMREESGARINISEGNCPERIVTITGPTDAIFKAFAMIAYKFEEDIINSMSNSPAPSKPPVTLRLVVPASQCGSLIGKGGSKIKEMRESTGSQVQVAGDMLPNSTERAVTISGTPEAIIQCVKQICVVMLESPPKGATIPYRPKPASTPVIFSGGQAYTIQGQYAIPHPDQLTKLHQLAMQQTPFTPLGQTTPAFPGLDASPPASTHELTIPNDLIGCIIGRQGTKINEIRQMSGAQIKIANAMEGSSERQITITGTPANISLAQYLINARFRDVAAMWNDPSSMTPS; encoded by the exons ATGGAGCCTACCAAAGTCCAGTCAGAGGGGGGGCTCAATGTCACCCTCACCATCCGCCTCCTCATGCATGGCAAA GAGGTTGGAAGCATCATTGGCAAG AAGGGGGAAACCGTGAAGAAGATGCGAGAGGAG AGTGGTGCACGAATCAACATCTCTGAGGGCAACTGCCCTGAGAGGATCGTCACCATCACAGGCCCAACAGATGCCATCTTTAAGGCTTTTGCCATGATTGCCTACAAGTTTGAAGAG GATATAATCAATTCCATGAGCAacagccctgcccccagcaaGCCCCCAGTCACCCTGCGCCTGGTAGTGCCGGCCAGCCAGTGTGGCTCCCTCATTGGGAAGGGAGGCTCCAAGAtcaaggagatgagagag TCCACAGGTTCTCAGGTCCAGGTGGCAGGTGACATGCTGCCCAACTCGACAGAGCGTGCAGTGACAATCTCTGGCACCCCAGAAGCCATCATCCAGTGTGTCAAGCAAATATGTGTGGTCATGTTGGAG TCCCCACCTAAAGGTGCCACAATCCCCTACCGCCCCAAGCCTGCCTCCACCCCCGTCATCTTTTCAGGTGGCCAG GCCTACACAATTCAGGGACAGTATGCCATCCCACACCCAGAT CAGTTGACCAAGCTCCACCAGTTGGCTATGCAGCAAACCCCCTTTACCCCTCTCGGACAGACCACCCCCGCTTTCCCTG GTCTGGACGCCAGTCCCCCAGCCAGCACTCATGAACTCACCATTCCCAATGAT CTAATAGGCTGCATAATCGGGCGCCAGGGAACCAAGATCAATGAGATCCGACAAATGTCTGGGGCGCAGATCAAAATTGCTAACGCCATGGAGGGTTCGTCTGAGCGTCAGATCACCATTACAGGAACCCCTGCCAACATCAGCCTGGCCCAGTACCTCATCAACGCCAG
- the pcbp3 gene encoding poly(rC)-binding protein 3 isoform X2 encodes MEPTKVQSEGGLNVTLTIRLLMHGKEVGSIIGKKGETVKKMREESGARINISEGNCPERIVTITGPTDAIFKAFAMIAYKFEEDIINSMSNSPAPSKPPVTLRLVVPASQCGSLIGKGGSKIKEMRESTGSQVQVAGDMLPNSTERAVTISGTPEAIIQCVKQICVVMLESPPKGATIPYRPKPASTPVIFSGGQAYTIQGQYAIPHPDQLTKLHQLAMQQTPFTPLGQTTPAFPGLDASPPASTHELTIPNDLIGCIIGRQGTKINEIRQMSGAQIKIANAMEGSSERQITITGTPANISLAQYLINARLTEFTGMDTL; translated from the exons ATGGAGCCTACCAAAGTCCAGTCAGAGGGGGGGCTCAATGTCACCCTCACCATCCGCCTCCTCATGCATGGCAAA GAGGTTGGAAGCATCATTGGCAAG AAGGGGGAAACCGTGAAGAAGATGCGAGAGGAG AGTGGTGCACGAATCAACATCTCTGAGGGCAACTGCCCTGAGAGGATCGTCACCATCACAGGCCCAACAGATGCCATCTTTAAGGCTTTTGCCATGATTGCCTACAAGTTTGAAGAG GATATAATCAATTCCATGAGCAacagccctgcccccagcaaGCCCCCAGTCACCCTGCGCCTGGTAGTGCCGGCCAGCCAGTGTGGCTCCCTCATTGGGAAGGGAGGCTCCAAGAtcaaggagatgagagag TCCACAGGTTCTCAGGTCCAGGTGGCAGGTGACATGCTGCCCAACTCGACAGAGCGTGCAGTGACAATCTCTGGCACCCCAGAAGCCATCATCCAGTGTGTCAAGCAAATATGTGTGGTCATGTTGGAG TCCCCACCTAAAGGTGCCACAATCCCCTACCGCCCCAAGCCTGCCTCCACCCCCGTCATCTTTTCAGGTGGCCAG GCCTACACAATTCAGGGACAGTATGCCATCCCACACCCAGAT CAGTTGACCAAGCTCCACCAGTTGGCTATGCAGCAAACCCCCTTTACCCCTCTCGGACAGACCACCCCCGCTTTCCCTG GTCTGGACGCCAGTCCCCCAGCCAGCACTCATGAACTCACCATTCCCAATGAT CTAATAGGCTGCATAATCGGGCGCCAGGGAACCAAGATCAATGAGATCCGACAAATGTCTGGGGCGCAGATCAAAATTGCTAACGCCATGGAGGGTTCGTCTGAGCGTCAGATCACCATTACAGGAACCCCTGCCAACATCAGCCTGGCCCAGTACCTCATCAACGCCAG